The DNA segment GGTTATAGTTATAAATGAAATGCAAATTTAATGATAAAATATAGACTAGAATGGAATTTAGTATCATCAATATAATTTTTTCGTACAAGTTGCAGTAATTTGCGGTTAATTTTATAAGTGGATACCTAATTGACATTTCTAAATAATGATTATTTAGAAAGGATTAATAAAGTCATATGGAATCTAAATTATGATTTAAGCTAAAAATTTAGGTAAAAATTGTATTCAAAATTTTTCCGATAGTTCAATAATATAGTAGAGATATAATATGCTTCTAGATTCAACTTAGAAAGAAATAAAAATAACTACTAAGTAAGTATAGTTATGAGTTCGTTAACTTATTTAAAAAAGTATGAATTGCCACCTCTACCTTATAATTTAGATGCATTAGAACCATACATAAGTAAAGAAATAATAGATGTGCACTATAATGGCCATCATAAAGGTTATGTTAATGGAGCTAATTCCTTTGTTGACAGGGTAAACAAAATTCTAAAAGGTGAAATATCCTCTGGACAATATGATATACAAGGTCTATTAAGGGGATTGGTATTCAATATAAACGGACATAAGTTACACTCATTATATTGGCAGAGCATGGCTCCAGCAGGTAAAGGTGGAGGTAAACCTGGTGGAGTAATAGGAGATCTAATAGAGAAGCAATACGGTAGTTTTGAGAAATTTAAAGCATTATTTACCGAGGCGGCAAATTCGTTGCCAGGTACTGGTTGGACTGTTCTCTATTACGAGGTAGAGAATGGAAATCTACAAATAATGACTTTTGAGAATCACTTCCAAAACCATATAGCAGAGCTACCAATTTTACTAATCTTGGACGAGTTCGAGCACGCTTATTACTTACAATATAAGAACAAGAGAGCAGATTATGTTAATAACTGGTGGAACTTAGTCAACTGGGATTTTGCTGATAAAAAACTTCAACAATACATGAAAAAGTAAAGTTT comes from the Acidianus infernus genome and includes:
- a CDS encoding superoxide dismutase; its protein translation is MSSLTYLKKYELPPLPYNLDALEPYISKEIIDVHYNGHHKGYVNGANSFVDRVNKILKGEISSGQYDIQGLLRGLVFNINGHKLHSLYWQSMAPAGKGGGKPGGVIGDLIEKQYGSFEKFKALFTEAANSLPGTGWTVLYYEVENGNLQIMTFENHFQNHIAELPILLILDEFEHAYYLQYKNKRADYVNNWWNLVNWDFADKKLQQYMKK